Proteins co-encoded in one Sulfuricystis thermophila genomic window:
- a CDS encoding LexA family protein encodes MPAANPARDADYLDRLRDYYAENRHIPSFQRIAELMGFASKAAASKLMDRLAAAGFFERAPDDDAWVPAERFFERPLAEVAVRAGAPDMIEGGQGELFLVDRYLVRQPSRTVMVPVKGDSMIDAGIHDGDIVVVERTKAAKAGDFVVAIVDNEFTLKELALEQGRFVLKPHNPAYPVIRPRGELEIFGVVTGLVRRYRS; translated from the coding sequence ATGCCTGCTGCCAATCCCGCTCGCGATGCCGATTATCTCGACCGGCTGCGCGACTATTACGCCGAGAACCGGCACATTCCCTCGTTTCAGCGTATCGCCGAATTGATGGGTTTCGCCTCGAAGGCGGCGGCCAGCAAGCTGATGGATCGTCTGGCGGCCGCCGGCTTTTTCGAGCGCGCGCCCGATGATGATGCTTGGGTGCCTGCCGAGCGCTTTTTCGAGCGTCCGCTGGCCGAGGTTGCGGTGCGCGCCGGCGCGCCGGACATGATCGAAGGCGGCCAGGGGGAGCTTTTCCTCGTCGATCGCTATCTGGTGCGTCAGCCCTCGCGGACCGTGATGGTGCCGGTGAAGGGCGATTCGATGATCGACGCCGGTATCCACGATGGAGATATCGTCGTCGTCGAGCGTACCAAGGCCGCGAAAGCCGGCGACTTCGTCGTCGCGATCGTCGATAACGAGTTCACACTCAAGGAGCTCGCGCTGGAGCAGGGCCGTTTCGTCCTCAAGCCGCACAATCCGGCCTATCCGGTGATCCGCCCGCGCGGCGAGCTGGAAATCTTCGGCGTGGTCACCGGCCTCGTCCGGCGCTATCGGTCCTGA
- a CDS encoding LexA family protein, which produces MPRLSAETGVILPPGQPLLDRAVPAGFPSPAADYFEVRLSLDEYLVDHREATFFVRVSGNSMTGFGIYDGDLLVVDRALDPADRSIVVAVVDGEFVVKQLCRLPDGVLLRSGAPGHRDILVGEGQELQVWGVVRWSIHKL; this is translated from the coding sequence ATGCCACGTCTGTCTGCCGAAACCGGCGTGATCCTGCCGCCGGGTCAGCCCTTGCTCGATCGGGCGGTGCCCGCGGGTTTTCCGTCTCCGGCTGCGGATTATTTCGAGGTGCGGCTCAGTCTCGACGAATATCTCGTCGATCACAGGGAAGCGACGTTTTTCGTACGCGTCAGCGGAAATTCGATGACCGGTTTCGGCATTTACGACGGTGATCTCTTGGTGGTCGACCGCGCGCTCGATCCGGCCGACCGCAGCATCGTCGTTGCCGTCGTCGATGGCGAGTTCGTCGTCAAGCAGCTCTGCCGGTTGCCCGATGGCGTGCTGCTGCGCTCCGGCGCGCCGGGCCACCGCGACATCCTCGTCGGGGAAGGGCAGGAGTTGCAGGTATGGGGAGTGGTGCGCTGGAGCATCCACAAACTCTGA
- a CDS encoding Y-family DNA polymerase gives MTFALVDGNNFYVSCERVFDPRLNGRPVVVLSNNDGCVVSRSDEAKALGVKMGAPWFQLRDLARRHGIVALSSNYALYADMSNRMMAVLATFSPLQEIYSIDECFLGLDGIVGKDRYEYGQAIRRQVRQWLGLPVCVGIGTTKTLAKLANHCAKKRLAGSDGVCDFTMLPTEALSGLFSTIPVGEVWGVGPRLARQLTEIGIPSVEALRRADTAMLRARFSVVLERIQRELNEIPCLALEEAAPNKQQIISSRSFGRYVTELAALREAVASHVAIAAEKLRAQASCAGMVQVSIRTNPHNPNAPQYQGALAVPLSTPSDDTLRLTRAALWALERIYRSGFAYQKAGVALLELSPAAALPQDLFAAARDNTRLMQAMDRINAIWGRGTLRSAATGRGNASWQMKRERLSPGYTTRWDQLPLVRACGKSAALATNFSTSSELTGCPGFIQRGGVWLLSRSVG, from the coding sequence ATGACGTTCGCGCTCGTCGATGGCAACAACTTCTATGTCTCCTGCGAACGGGTGTTCGACCCGCGGCTGAACGGCCGGCCCGTCGTCGTCCTGTCCAACAACGACGGCTGCGTCGTCTCGCGCAGCGACGAGGCAAAGGCGCTCGGCGTGAAGATGGGCGCGCCGTGGTTCCAGTTGCGTGATCTCGCGCGGCGCCACGGCATCGTTGCGCTCTCCAGCAATTACGCGCTGTATGCCGACATGAGCAACCGCATGATGGCGGTGCTCGCCACCTTTTCCCCGCTGCAGGAGATTTACAGCATCGACGAATGTTTCTTGGGTCTCGACGGCATCGTCGGGAAAGACCGCTACGAATACGGCCAGGCGATCCGCCGGCAGGTGAGGCAGTGGCTCGGTCTGCCGGTCTGTGTCGGCATCGGCACCACCAAGACCTTGGCCAAGCTGGCCAATCATTGTGCGAAGAAGCGGCTGGCCGGCAGTGACGGCGTCTGTGATTTCACGATGCTGCCCACAGAGGCGCTGTCTGGGCTTTTCTCGACCATTCCGGTGGGCGAGGTGTGGGGGGTCGGGCCGCGGCTGGCGCGGCAGCTGACGGAAATCGGCATTCCCAGCGTCGAGGCGCTGCGCCGTGCCGACACGGCGATGCTGCGCGCCCGCTTCTCGGTGGTGCTGGAGCGCATCCAGCGCGAGCTCAACGAGATTCCCTGTCTTGCGCTCGAAGAGGCCGCGCCCAACAAGCAGCAGATCATCTCCTCGCGCTCTTTCGGTCGTTACGTGACCGAGCTGGCCGCGCTGCGGGAGGCCGTCGCCAGTCACGTCGCGATCGCGGCGGAGAAGCTGCGTGCTCAGGCTTCATGTGCCGGGATGGTGCAGGTGTCGATCCGTACCAACCCGCACAACCCAAACGCGCCACAGTATCAGGGGGCGCTCGCCGTGCCGCTGTCGACGCCGAGCGACGACACGTTGCGGCTGACGCGGGCGGCGCTGTGGGCGCTCGAACGCATCTATCGGTCGGGATTCGCCTATCAGAAGGCCGGCGTCGCCCTGCTGGAGCTGAGCCCTGCGGCAGCGCTGCCGCAGGACCTGTTCGCCGCTGCTCGTGACAACACGCGGCTGATGCAGGCGATGGACCGTATCAATGCGATCTGGGGGCGGGGGACGCTGCGCTCCGCGGCCACGGGACGTGGCAATGCGTCCTGGCAAATGAAGCGCGAACGGCTGAGCCCCGGCTATACCACGCGCTGGGATCAGCTGCCCCTGGTGAGAGCTTGTGGAAAATCTGCTGCGCTCGCGACGAATTTTTCCACAAGCTCTGAGCTGACGGGCTGTCCCGGGTTCATACAGCGGGGAGGCGTTTGGCTGCTTTCGCGATCAGTCGGCTAA
- a CDS encoding cytochrome D1 domain-containing protein — protein MHTNKKLIVTALAAAFALAGCATTATAPKSADVKWPNLIVHLHGGNGKAYLVDPATDSVVATLDTEKSAGLGDTTPDGRKVYVGAEGEGKDTVTVIDLDKRAVVAKIKTGNRPKHPVVSPNGKLVMVNHWGLDEGKLRVTFIDTATDKVIKNVELAVAGQAKGPTSMHNAWSYDSRYAFTVDRVDDHFVIIDTTDWSVKKIKMPSKPHYVAPSPDGKEVWVVVEGKDRESNYPGALVFAIGSFEQIAQIKMPLIGQGVIEGHHGNFSQDGKYFFILNRGPGSKLEGTEVAVFDAATKKLVKRTDTVSTGIGHTYNTPDGRYAVVTNYGNNWVSVIDNTQGFKVVKDLAVGKGRMGHIAFTPDSRYGYLSNAGDGNLHKLDMKTLTVVKEIKTGNAPGGSQVLNVWTNVFEELPR, from the coding sequence ATGCATACCAACAAGAAGCTGATCGTCACCGCCCTTGCGGCTGCCTTTGCCCTCGCGGGCTGCGCCACCACCGCCACCGCGCCGAAAAGCGCCGACGTCAAGTGGCCGAACCTGATCGTCCACCTACACGGCGGCAACGGCAAGGCCTATCTGGTCGATCCGGCCACCGACAGCGTTGTCGCCACGCTCGACACCGAGAAGAGCGCCGGCTTGGGCGACACTACACCGGATGGCCGCAAGGTCTATGTCGGCGCCGAAGGGGAGGGCAAGGATACGGTGACCGTCATCGACCTCGACAAGCGCGCGGTCGTCGCCAAGATCAAGACTGGCAACCGGCCGAAGCATCCGGTCGTGAGCCCCAATGGCAAGCTGGTGATGGTCAACCACTGGGGGCTGGATGAGGGCAAGCTGCGCGTCACCTTCATCGACACTGCGACCGACAAGGTCATCAAGAACGTCGAGCTCGCCGTCGCCGGCCAGGCCAAGGGCCCGACCTCGATGCACAACGCCTGGAGCTACGATTCGCGCTACGCCTTCACCGTCGATCGCGTCGACGACCACTTCGTCATCATCGACACCACCGACTGGTCAGTGAAGAAGATCAAGATGCCGTCCAAGCCGCACTATGTCGCGCCCAGCCCGGATGGCAAGGAAGTCTGGGTCGTCGTCGAAGGCAAGGATCGCGAGTCGAACTATCCCGGCGCGCTGGTGTTTGCCATCGGCAGCTTCGAGCAGATCGCGCAGATCAAGATGCCGCTCATCGGCCAGGGCGTGATCGAGGGCCACCACGGCAATTTCTCGCAGGACGGCAAGTATTTCTTCATCCTCAACCGCGGCCCAGGCAGCAAGCTCGAAGGCACCGAGGTCGCCGTGTTCGATGCTGCGACCAAGAAGCTCGTCAAGCGCACCGACACCGTTTCGACCGGCATCGGCCACACCTACAACACGCCGGACGGGCGCTATGCGGTGGTGACCAACTACGGCAACAACTGGGTGTCGGTGATCGACAATACCCAGGGCTTCAAGGTCGTCAAGGATCTGGCCGTCGGCAAGGGGCGCATGGGCCACATCGCTTTCACGCCGGACAGCCGCTATGGCTATCTCTCGAACGCCGGCGATGGCAACCTGCACAAGCTGGACATGAAGACGCTGACGGTCGTCAAGGAGATCAAGACCGGCAACGCGCCTGGCGGCTCGCAGGTGCTGAATGTCTGGACCAACGTCTTTGAAGAACTGCCGCGCTGA
- a CDS encoding DUF3299 domain-containing protein → MARSLPAGVTEIEWEALMPADWNPKKALEGVDLAALSDNDPKANALLDKLRQDLDKAPVVKSLDGKRVRIAGFVVTLERDDKGVREFLLVPYFGACIHTPPPPANQIVHVLAKEPYPAEKAIFPVYVTGTLKTVAVVTAEGAAGYRIADAQVEEYPWRRQRR, encoded by the coding sequence ATGGCACGGTCACTGCCGGCCGGTGTCACCGAGATCGAGTGGGAAGCGCTGATGCCGGCGGACTGGAATCCGAAGAAGGCGCTCGAAGGCGTCGATCTCGCCGCGCTGTCCGACAACGACCCGAAGGCCAATGCCCTGCTCGACAAACTGAGGCAGGACCTCGACAAGGCGCCGGTCGTCAAATCGCTCGATGGCAAGCGGGTACGCATCGCCGGCTTCGTCGTCACGCTAGAACGCGACGACAAGGGCGTGCGCGAATTCCTGCTGGTGCCTTACTTCGGCGCCTGCATCCACACCCCGCCGCCGCCGGCCAACCAGATCGTCCATGTGCTGGCAAAAGAACCCTATCCTGCCGAAAAGGCCATCTTTCCGGTCTATGTCACCGGAACGCTCAAGACCGTTGCGGTGGTGACGGCCGAGGGCGCCGCGGGCTACCGGATCGCCGACGCACAGGTGGAAGAATATCCCTGGCGCCGGCAACGCAGGTGA
- the nfsB gene encoding oxygen-insensitive NAD(P)H nitroreductase: MDIAQIAQTRHTCKAYDPKRKIPSEQVEQLKTLLRFAPSSVNSQPWHFIIAASEAAKANIAKATEHPVFSANGPKIRDASHVVVFCARTTLDDAHLVAVTDQEARDGRFPNPDAQAAQLKSRRFYAGLHRFDLKDTQHWMEKQVYLALGTLLFAAAALGIDATPIEGFDSRILNEVLGLREKGLTSVVLAALGYRSAEDFNARLPKSRLPTATVITEL, from the coding sequence ATGGACATTGCCCAGATCGCCCAGACCCGACATACCTGCAAGGCCTATGACCCCAAGCGCAAGATCCCATCAGAGCAGGTCGAGCAGCTGAAAACTCTGCTGCGCTTTGCGCCTTCCTCCGTCAATTCCCAGCCCTGGCATTTCATCATTGCCGCCAGCGAAGCCGCCAAGGCAAACATCGCCAAGGCGACGGAGCACCCGGTGTTTTCGGCCAACGGCCCGAAGATCCGCGATGCTTCCCATGTCGTGGTGTTCTGCGCCCGCACGACGCTGGACGACGCCCATCTCGTCGCGGTCACCGACCAGGAAGCTCGCGATGGCCGTTTTCCGAATCCGGATGCCCAAGCCGCCCAGCTCAAGAGCCGCCGGTTCTATGCGGGCTTGCACCGTTTCGACCTGAAAGACACCCAGCACTGGATGGAAAAACAGGTCTATCTGGCGCTCGGCACGCTGCTCTTCGCTGCCGCGGCGCTGGGCATCGATGCGACGCCGATCGAGGGCTTCGACAGCCGCATCCTCAACGAGGTGCTCGGTCTGCGCGAAAAGGGGCTCACCAGCGTGGTGCTCGCCGCGCTCGGCTATCGCAGCGCGGAGGATTTCAACGCCCGCCTGCCCAAATCGCGCCTGCCGACAGCGACGGTGATCACGGAACTATGA
- a CDS encoding GGDEF domain-containing protein yields the protein MTPFEIARETLKRLAQQRIAPTPDNYRALYHEIAGTTAQEPFPEKLLKRLLAGLPRRTPEQLRFARQIENAIEEKNWETVKAALDELLARSAEEPPNWSALIRELLTRLEMRQAELTPARKREALEHVLSATSSPELLYTRLQGLLKSWSQAGTLESATFDAAAEPSGAGAPAPSLSDTAPPATLGDTTRDLLELLAQILETTIALVIGDDDTLLDEARQLAGAARSARGNDDVAKLVAALKRFAYRLHFVAEDQNEIRAALLHLLHLIIDNIRELVIDDRWLHGQIATVLELVAQPLDLRRLDEVERRMKEVIYKQSALKKSLTEAQEQLKAMLASFVDRLADFSASTGSYHDKLERCAEKISQASDIAELTQVLDEVMNATRAAQLDARRTHDELQQMRQKVAAAEAEVQRLQQELAQASELVRHDPLTGALNRKGMDEAIETEVSRARRHGSQLCLALLDIDDFKKLNDALGHAAGDAALVHLAKVVGATIRPSDTLARYGGEEFVILLPNTALEEAVTAMQRVQRELTRHFFLHDNQKVLITFSCGVAELGPDESPEAALQRADAAMYLAKRAGKNRVMAA from the coding sequence ATGACGCCCTTCGAAATCGCCCGCGAAACCCTCAAACGGCTGGCGCAGCAGCGCATCGCACCGACACCGGACAACTACCGGGCGCTCTACCATGAAATCGCTGGCACCACGGCCCAGGAGCCCTTCCCGGAAAAATTGCTGAAAAGACTGCTCGCCGGCCTGCCACGCAGGACGCCGGAACAGCTGCGCTTCGCGCGCCAGATCGAAAACGCGATCGAGGAAAAAAACTGGGAAACGGTGAAGGCCGCGCTCGACGAATTACTCGCCAGGTCGGCGGAGGAGCCGCCCAACTGGTCCGCGTTGATCCGTGAGCTGCTGACCCGGCTGGAGATGCGCCAGGCCGAACTCACACCAGCACGCAAACGCGAAGCGCTCGAACACGTGCTGAGCGCCACATCCTCGCCGGAACTGCTCTACACCCGGCTCCAGGGGCTACTGAAGAGCTGGTCGCAGGCAGGCACGCTGGAAAGCGCCACTTTTGATGCTGCTGCCGAGCCCAGCGGTGCCGGTGCGCCAGCGCCGAGTTTGTCCGACACAGCCCCCCCGGCCACGCTTGGCGACACGACCCGCGACCTGCTCGAACTGCTCGCCCAGATCCTCGAGACCACGATCGCGCTCGTCATCGGCGACGACGACACCCTGCTCGACGAAGCGCGCCAATTGGCCGGCGCGGCTCGCAGCGCTCGCGGCAACGACGACGTCGCGAAGCTCGTCGCTGCATTGAAACGTTTCGCCTATCGGCTGCATTTCGTTGCCGAAGATCAGAACGAGATCCGCGCTGCCCTGCTCCATCTGCTGCATCTCATCATCGACAACATCCGCGAGCTGGTGATCGACGACCGCTGGCTGCATGGCCAGATCGCGACCGTGCTCGAGTTGGTCGCCCAGCCGCTCGATCTGCGTCGGCTCGATGAAGTCGAGCGCCGCATGAAGGAGGTCATCTACAAGCAAAGCGCGCTGAAAAAGAGCCTCACCGAGGCCCAGGAACAGCTCAAGGCGATGCTCGCCAGCTTCGTCGACCGGCTGGCCGACTTTTCCGCCTCGACCGGCAGCTACCACGACAAGCTCGAGCGCTGCGCCGAAAAAATCAGCCAGGCCAGCGACATTGCCGAGCTGACCCAGGTGCTCGACGAAGTGATGAACGCAACACGCGCGGCCCAGCTCGATGCCCGGCGCACCCACGACGAGCTGCAGCAGATGCGCCAGAAAGTCGCGGCGGCCGAAGCGGAAGTGCAGCGCCTGCAGCAGGAGCTCGCCCAGGCGAGCGAACTGGTGCGCCACGATCCCCTCACCGGCGCGCTCAACCGCAAAGGCATGGACGAAGCGATCGAGACCGAGGTTTCGCGCGCCCGGCGCCACGGCAGCCAGCTTTGTCTTGCCTTGCTCGACATCGACGATTTCAAGAAGCTCAACGATGCCTTGGGGCATGCCGCCGGCGATGCCGCGCTGGTGCATCTGGCCAAGGTCGTGGGAGCGACCATCCGACCCTCAGACACGCTGGCGCGCTACGGCGGCGAGGAATTCGTCATTCTGTTGCCCAACACCGCGCTGGAAGAGGCCGTCACGGCGATGCAACGCGTGCAACGCGAGCTGACGCGACACTTCTTCCTGCATGACAACCAGAAAGTGCTGATCACCTTCAGTTGCGGCGTCGCCGAGCTCGGCCCCGACGAGTCGCCAGAAGCAGCCCTGCAACGCGCCGATGCCGCGATGTATCTCGCCAAGCGCGCCGGCAAGAACCGTGTGATGGCGGCTTGA
- a CDS encoding response regulator, translated as MAEKIRVLIADDHAIVRQGFKQIFSETEDLVVAGEADDGVDALAIARQNEWDVFLLDISMPNRNGIDTLKQLKREFPKQPVLILSMHPEEQYALRALKAGASGYLTKQSAPDQLVTAIRQVARGKKYVSPGVAQQLAEAIADDTEKLPHERITDREYQVLVMIAQGKPLTQIADELNLGVATVSTYRARLLEKMGLKSTAELIHYGLRHGLVD; from the coding sequence ATGGCAGAAAAAATCCGTGTCCTGATCGCCGACGACCATGCCATCGTGCGTCAGGGGTTCAAGCAGATTTTCTCCGAAACCGAAGACCTCGTCGTCGCCGGCGAAGCCGACGATGGCGTCGATGCGCTCGCCATCGCCCGCCAGAACGAATGGGATGTTTTCCTGCTCGACATCTCGATGCCCAACCGCAACGGCATCGACACACTGAAGCAGCTCAAGCGCGAGTTTCCCAAGCAACCGGTGCTGATCCTCAGCATGCATCCCGAAGAACAGTATGCGCTGCGCGCGCTAAAAGCCGGCGCTTCCGGCTATCTAACCAAGCAAAGCGCGCCGGACCAGCTCGTCACCGCGATCCGTCAGGTCGCGCGCGGCAAGAAATATGTCAGCCCGGGCGTTGCCCAGCAGCTTGCCGAAGCCATCGCCGACGACACTGAGAAACTGCCGCACGAGCGCATCACCGACCGCGAATATCAGGTGCTGGTGATGATCGCCCAAGGCAAGCCGTTGACGCAGATCGCCGACGAACTGAATCTGGGCGTCGCCACGGTCAGCACCTACCGCGCGCGCCTGCTGGAGAAAATGGGACTCAAGAGCACCGCCGAGCTGATCCACTACGGCCTGCGGCACGGCCTCGTCGACTGA
- a CDS encoding hybrid sensor histidine kinase/response regulator codes for MTTAPSRRDIALHLLVLCDSPAQIEKLRHSWQWEGPLPEFSSAVGLPSLRAALRAQSWDAVLHCLNHAGCTPAAALKTLRDRGLETPLIVIAEPADQRAAMKALRSGVHDVAFTDRLERLPAAVEREVREAAQRADHRAALEMLHDSETRFRALAGNLPGLVFNLQRDPAGRFRFLYVSEGSTRLLGIAPHELRGTTERFFASLQPADQQTLIAALQESAQSGNPLLWEGRLRDGTRWIDMRSLPHRDDDGTVQWTGIATDISRTKNTEAALRESRAQLAALSFHLEAAKEEERERIARDIHDELGSILVRLKIEAALLASKLPAELADKARSIENLLDQAMSTASRVARQLRPGILKEFGLAAAIECQAEDFMHSTGITCRAQCDDGIEVDPETSLALFRITQEALTNIAKHAHASLAVVRLKRENGNIVLEIRDNGRGIAECDLDKPKSFGLRGIRERVQSLDGSFHIASAEQGGTLLILKVPERHGDVVTAGESEPVIQPDLF; via the coding sequence ATGACAACCGCTCCATCACGCCGCGACATCGCTTTACACCTTCTGGTGCTGTGCGACTCGCCCGCACAGATCGAAAAATTACGCCATAGCTGGCAATGGGAAGGTCCGCTGCCGGAATTTTCCTCGGCGGTAGGGTTACCCTCGTTGCGGGCGGCTTTGCGTGCCCAGTCCTGGGATGCGGTATTGCATTGTCTCAATCATGCTGGCTGCACTCCGGCCGCTGCGTTGAAGACCTTACGCGATCGCGGTCTCGAAACGCCGCTGATCGTCATCGCCGAACCCGCGGACCAGCGCGCGGCAATGAAGGCGCTACGCAGCGGGGTGCATGACGTCGCCTTCACCGACCGGCTCGAACGACTGCCTGCCGCCGTCGAGCGCGAGGTCCGCGAAGCCGCTCAGCGCGCCGATCATCGCGCCGCGCTGGAAATGCTGCACGACAGCGAGACGCGCTTTCGGGCGCTGGCCGGCAATCTGCCCGGGTTGGTGTTCAACCTACAACGCGATCCGGCCGGGCGTTTCCGTTTCCTCTATGTCAGCGAGGGCAGCACGCGCCTGCTCGGCATCGCCCCGCACGAACTCCGCGGCACTACGGAGCGGTTTTTCGCCAGTCTGCAGCCCGCCGATCAGCAAACCCTGATCGCGGCACTCCAGGAATCCGCCCAGTCAGGCAACCCACTGTTATGGGAAGGTCGCCTCAGAGACGGCACGCGTTGGATCGACATGCGCTCGCTACCCCATCGTGACGATGACGGCACGGTGCAATGGACCGGAATCGCGACCGACATCTCGCGCACCAAGAACACCGAAGCCGCTCTGCGCGAATCGCGCGCCCAGCTCGCCGCCCTCTCCTTCCACCTCGAAGCGGCGAAGGAAGAAGAGCGCGAACGCATCGCACGCGACATCCATGACGAGCTCGGCAGCATCCTCGTGCGTCTCAAGATCGAAGCGGCGCTCCTGGCCAGCAAGCTGCCCGCCGAGCTCGCCGACAAGGCGCGTTCGATCGAGAATCTGCTCGATCAGGCGATGAGCACCGCCAGCCGGGTCGCCCGGCAGTTGCGCCCGGGGATCCTGAAGGAATTCGGACTTGCCGCCGCGATCGAGTGCCAGGCCGAAGACTTCATGCACAGCACCGGCATCACCTGCCGCGCGCAATGCGACGACGGCATCGAGGTGGATCCCGAAACCTCGCTGGCCCTGTTCCGCATCACCCAGGAAGCGCTGACGAACATTGCCAAGCATGCGCACGCCTCGCTGGCCGTCGTGCGCCTGAAGCGCGAAAACGGTAATATCGTGCTCGAGATTCGCGACAACGGTCGCGGCATCGCCGAGTGCGACCTCGACAAGCCCAAATCCTTCGGCCTGCGCGGCATCCGTGAGCGGGTGCAGAGCCTCGACGGCAGCTTCCACATCGCCAGTGCGGAACAAGGTGGCACGCTGCTGATCCTCAAAGTGCCGGAGCGACACGGCGATGTCGTCACCGCAGGCGAATCCGAACCCGTCATCCAGCCCGATCTGTTCTGA